The following are encoded together in the Nitrospinota bacterium genome:
- a CDS encoding HAD family hydrolase, with protein MSPPLSEELARKAKGIKLFVLDVDGVLTDGRIIVNDEGVESKNFNVRDGMALAIARRKGFHLAIISGRFSRVVEHRANELGIKDVHQGVSDKLAVFNEVLKKLGIPAEEASFIGDDINDLPPMEACGFSAAPSDADEKVKATAGYVCSKPGGNGAVRELIEVVLSAQHKWGL; from the coding sequence TTGAGCCCCCCGCTCTCGGAAGAGCTTGCGCGAAAGGCGAAGGGGATAAAACTCTTCGTGCTTGATGTCGACGGGGTCCTTACCGACGGCAGGATCATCGTCAACGACGAGGGGGTAGAATCGAAAAATTTCAATGTGAGAGATGGAATGGCTCTCGCCATAGCAAGGCGAAAGGGGTTCCACCTGGCGATAATTTCAGGTCGGTTCAGCAGGGTGGTTGAGCACCGGGCCAACGAGCTCGGGATAAAGGATGTGCATCAGGGAGTTTCAGACAAGCTTGCGGTATTCAACGAGGTTTTGAAAAAGCTCGGTATCCCCGCAGAAGAGGCCTCATTTATAGGGGATGATATCAACGACCTCCCTCCGATGGAGGCGTGCGGTTTTTCGGCGGCACCGAGCGACGCGGACGAAAAGGTGAAGGCCACCGCCGGCTATGTCTGTTCAAAACCTGGCGGTAACGGCGCGGTGCGCGAACTTATAGAGGTTGTTCTATCAGCTCAACACAAGTGGGGCTTGTAA
- a CDS encoding glycosyltransferase: MFILLGTNWGRGNTGDFTFNAIKRAGHKVLLITPSECEYEECLTVQEDIDIQSLVGGMPEKPDIFLHVDCSGSTWFFPENIDKLEIPTAFWSTDTHFNFRWHKEWAGLFDYTFFTQKDWMEICVKAGVDNTELLPYAADELFHRDFKLERDIDVGYVGSLNKEKRRYFKMMEDKGIKVTTNDRHLFNEEIGKFYSRCKIVYNISARYDMNQRTFEAPAAGALLIGQSMIDSGFYDIFSPGKNADVHDFDNAADIIRKYLGKPELLSTVAKAGQKLVVEGHTYRSRIEKIVSACSNGVSARRTDPSRYYLRQLKAALVYQHPSFRIYGKAWNNFRNAIEANPAGTGLYILKYLYFRIYEKLLKLKQKMGKAPY, from the coding sequence ATGTTCATACTTCTCGGCACAAATTGGGGGAGAGGGAACACTGGTGATTTTACTTTTAATGCGATAAAACGGGCCGGGCACAAGGTGCTCCTTATCACCCCTTCGGAGTGCGAGTACGAAGAATGCCTGACTGTCCAAGAAGATATAGATATTCAAAGCCTGGTTGGCGGTATGCCGGAAAAACCGGATATATTTCTTCATGTGGATTGTTCCGGATCTACCTGGTTTTTTCCTGAAAATATCGACAAACTTGAAATCCCAACCGCGTTCTGGAGCACAGATACACACTTCAATTTCCGATGGCACAAGGAGTGGGCAGGGCTGTTTGATTACACTTTCTTTACACAGAAGGACTGGATGGAAATATGCGTAAAAGCCGGGGTTGATAATACCGAGTTGCTCCCATATGCGGCGGATGAACTATTTCATCGCGATTTTAAACTGGAAAGGGATATTGACGTTGGATATGTTGGATCGCTGAACAAGGAGAAAAGACGCTACTTCAAAATGATGGAAGACAAGGGAATTAAAGTGACAACTAACGATAGACATCTATTTAATGAAGAGATTGGAAAATTCTACAGCCGGTGCAAGATTGTCTACAATATCTCCGCACGCTACGATATGAATCAGAGAACATTCGAAGCGCCAGCGGCCGGAGCCCTGCTGATCGGGCAGTCAATGATCGATTCCGGCTTTTACGATATTTTTTCACCCGGGAAAAACGCTGATGTTCACGACTTCGATAACGCCGCCGATATCATAAGAAAATATCTCGGCAAGCCGGAACTTCTTTCTACGGTCGCGAAGGCGGGACAAAAACTTGTTGTTGAAGGACACACTTACCGCTCCAGAATTGAAAAAATCGTTTCCGCCTGCTCAAACGGGGTATCCGCGCGCCGCACAGACCCAAGCAGATATTATCTTCGCCAGCTGAAAGCCGCATTGGTTTATCAACACCCCTCTTTCAGGATATATGGAAAAGCGTGGAACAATTTTCGAAACGCAATAGAAGCAAATCCCGCAGGCACAGGCTTGTACATTTTAAAATATCTGTACTTCAGAATTTACGAGAAACTGCTGAAGCTGAAACAGAAAATGGGGAAGGCCCCCTATTAG